One genomic region from Streptomyces sp. NBC_01431 encodes:
- a CDS encoding bi-domain-containing oxidoreductase, protein MKQVVQNYKSGELAVLDVPVPGCKPGGVLVRSAFSLISTGTELMKVSEAGMSMLGKARSRPDQVAKVAQSVATNGVGATYRKVMGKLDSYTPLGYSLCGVVEQVGAGIDDVKVGDLVACAGNEHALHAELNWVPKNLYAPVPDGLASRPAAFGTVGSIALQGVRRGESQLGDVALVIGLGLIGQLVVQLLAASGVRVVGVDPDPVRCELAERLGAAACGDPASAAVEAAVAELTGGHGVDQVYLAAGGGSNQPVELAARLCRDRGRVVDIGKCRLDLPWNAYYEKELDVRFSRSYGPGRYDPEYELDGRDYPIGYVRWTERRNLACFLDLLARGRIDVEPLVSHTAHFDDAVETYQRLKDGDLKAVAVLFRYPDRPDRAAEAAAPAVAVPAVKRRSGPVSAPARPVGAPVRLAFVGAGNYATSMLLPHLAQRDGVELSTVVTTTALSAANAQRKFGFAGATTDLDAVLGDPSIDAVFVVTRHSSHAELTRRALLAGKAVFVEKPLALTEDELAGVLAAVEESGNDRLQVGFNRRFAPLLQEARKRFGARTGAASVRYLVNAGRLDHGSWYLQQGTEGSRFAGEGGHFIDTVSWLLAADPVSVYAVAASGNEDLQVVLRYPDGSTATISYVTSGAPGFPKETLDLVADGKVLRLDDFVRAAVYGRKRWVSSRLPKARDKGQAAELAAFIKAVRTGGPMPVPLESLVATTAATLAVQAGLVGGAPVTLAGAR, encoded by the coding sequence GTGAAGCAGGTTGTGCAGAACTACAAGAGTGGCGAGCTGGCGGTGCTCGACGTGCCGGTGCCGGGGTGCAAGCCGGGCGGTGTACTGGTCCGGAGCGCCTTCTCGCTGATATCCACCGGGACCGAGCTGATGAAGGTGTCCGAGGCCGGCATGTCGATGCTGGGCAAGGCCCGTTCCCGGCCGGACCAGGTGGCCAAGGTCGCACAGAGCGTGGCCACCAACGGGGTGGGCGCCACCTACCGCAAGGTGATGGGCAAGCTGGACTCCTACACGCCGCTCGGCTACTCGCTGTGCGGGGTGGTCGAGCAGGTCGGCGCCGGGATAGACGATGTGAAGGTCGGCGACCTCGTGGCCTGCGCCGGCAATGAGCACGCGTTGCATGCCGAGTTGAACTGGGTGCCGAAGAACCTCTACGCCCCAGTGCCGGACGGCCTGGCGTCGCGGCCCGCGGCCTTCGGCACCGTCGGGTCCATCGCGTTGCAGGGGGTCCGCCGCGGCGAGTCACAGCTCGGCGATGTGGCGCTGGTCATCGGCCTCGGGCTGATCGGGCAGTTGGTGGTGCAACTCCTCGCCGCCTCGGGGGTCCGCGTCGTCGGGGTCGACCCCGACCCGGTGCGCTGCGAGCTCGCCGAACGTCTGGGCGCCGCGGCTTGCGGTGACCCCGCGTCCGCGGCCGTGGAAGCTGCCGTCGCCGAACTCACGGGTGGTCACGGCGTGGACCAGGTGTATCTGGCCGCCGGCGGCGGCAGCAACCAGCCCGTCGAGCTGGCCGCCCGGCTCTGCCGGGACCGCGGCCGGGTCGTCGACATCGGCAAGTGCCGCCTGGACCTGCCGTGGAACGCGTACTACGAGAAAGAGCTCGACGTCCGGTTCTCCCGCAGTTACGGCCCCGGGCGCTATGACCCGGAGTACGAACTCGATGGGCGGGATTACCCGATCGGCTACGTGCGCTGGACCGAGCGCCGCAACCTGGCGTGCTTCCTCGATCTCCTCGCCCGCGGCCGCATCGACGTGGAGCCCTTGGTCTCCCACACGGCCCACTTCGATGACGCCGTCGAGACGTACCAGCGTCTGAAGGACGGCGACCTGAAGGCCGTGGCCGTGCTGTTCCGGTACCCCGACCGCCCGGACCGGGCTGCAGAGGCGGCGGCCCCGGCAGTGGCCGTGCCCGCGGTGAAACGACGCAGCGGCCCGGTGTCCGCCCCGGCCCGGCCCGTCGGGGCGCCGGTGCGGCTGGCCTTCGTCGGCGCGGGAAACTACGCGACGTCGATGCTGCTGCCGCACCTGGCACAGCGCGACGGCGTCGAGTTGTCGACCGTCGTCACCACGACGGCGCTGTCCGCGGCCAACGCGCAGCGGAAGTTCGGGTTCGCCGGGGCGACCACCGATCTCGACGCCGTGCTCGGCGACCCGTCCATCGACGCGGTGTTCGTGGTCACCCGGCACAGCTCGCACGCCGAACTGACCCGAAGGGCACTCCTCGCCGGCAAGGCGGTGTTCGTGGAGAAGCCCCTTGCGCTCACCGAGGACGAGCTGGCCGGCGTGCTCGCGGCGGTGGAGGAGTCCGGCAACGACCGGCTCCAAGTGGGCTTCAACCGCCGGTTCGCGCCGCTGCTGCAGGAGGCCAGGAAGCGGTTCGGCGCCCGGACCGGAGCGGCGAGCGTCCGCTACCTGGTCAACGCGGGCCGTCTTGACCACGGCAGCTGGTACCTCCAACAGGGCACCGAGGGCTCGCGGTTCGCCGGGGAGGGCGGGCACTTCATCGACACGGTGAGCTGGCTGCTCGCGGCCGACCCGGTCTCGGTGTACGCGGTCGCCGCCTCCGGCAACGAGGACCTACAGGTCGTGCTGCGCTACCCGGACGGGTCCACCGCCACCATCAGCTACGTCACCTCCGGCGCGCCCGGCTTCCCCAAGGAGACGCTGGACCTGGTCGCGGACGGCAAGGTGCTGCGGCTCGACGACTTCGTCCGTGCCGCGGTCTACGGCCGCAAGCGGTGGGTCAGTTCGCGGCTGCCCAAGGCCCGGGACAAGGGCCAGGCCGCCGAACTGGCCGCGTTCATCAAGGCCGTGCGGACCGGCGGACCGATGCCGGTGCCGCTGGAGTCGCTGGTCGCCACTACGGCGGCCACCCTCGCCGTGCAGGCCGGCCTGGTCGGCGGCGCGCCGGTGACGTTGGCGGGGGCGCGATGA
- the asnB gene encoding asparagine synthase (glutamine-hydrolyzing), whose product MCGITGTYRWPDGKAVTDRLTDTLAHRGPDGAGRYSHPAGDGEVHLGHRRLAIVDLSETGAQPMVSGGLALTYNGELYNAPDLRAELAAAGVRFRGTSDTEVLLEAWRRWGTDCLPRLRGMFAFAIFDEQTGDLVLARDQLGIKPLFLLRRGEGLVFASELKALAAVTGGSLRVDDAALVASLLYYWVPDSRCAFREVEKLPPGSWLRCRPDGRVERARFWNLRDVAAEAAERARGGEQPDVAAIVEESNRRHLLSDVPVATFLSGGLDSSYLTALAARHQPGISAYTIGFRTEDARFEAMPDDLRYARQVAERFGIDLHEIEIAPNVLDLLPQMTYHLDEPIGDPAAINTFLICSAAREAGVKVMLSGMGADELFAGYRKHVANLLALRYQRIPRPLRRGLSAAVDRLPVATSRRGYRSVRFAKRFLSFADLPEETAFRRSYTMYDQDDLLALVNPDLAGTVEDVLTEHADIYQDNDLDDFVNRMCLGDARMFLPGLNLAYTDRSSMAASTEVRVPYVDVEVVKAAFTVPGDRKIVGRQGKAVLKEAATSILPREIVYRPKGLFSAPLRAWMSRDLAPLVREVVNDGVLVRSGFLRRDALARMVAEDAAGRRDFSKHLWHVLTLEYWYRGATSGSGLA is encoded by the coding sequence ATGTGTGGGATCACAGGAACGTACCGATGGCCGGACGGGAAGGCAGTGACCGACCGGCTCACCGATACCCTCGCCCACCGCGGTCCGGACGGCGCGGGCCGGTACAGCCACCCCGCCGGAGACGGCGAAGTGCACCTCGGCCACCGCCGACTGGCCATCGTCGACCTGTCGGAGACCGGCGCCCAGCCGATGGTCTCGGGCGGCCTCGCCCTGACGTACAACGGCGAGCTGTACAACGCGCCCGATCTGCGTGCCGAGCTGGCAGCCGCTGGGGTGCGCTTTCGCGGCACCTCCGACACCGAGGTACTCCTTGAGGCCTGGCGGCGCTGGGGCACGGACTGCCTGCCCCGGCTACGCGGCATGTTCGCGTTCGCGATCTTCGATGAGCAGACCGGTGACCTGGTGCTCGCCCGTGACCAGCTCGGCATCAAGCCGCTGTTCCTGCTCCGGCGCGGCGAGGGTCTGGTGTTCGCCTCCGAGCTCAAGGCGCTGGCCGCCGTGACCGGCGGGTCGCTGCGAGTGGACGATGCGGCGCTGGTGGCCTCGCTGCTGTACTACTGGGTGCCGGACTCCCGTTGCGCGTTTCGCGAAGTGGAGAAGCTGCCGCCGGGGAGCTGGCTAAGGTGCCGGCCCGACGGCCGGGTGGAGCGCGCCCGGTTCTGGAACCTCCGTGACGTCGCCGCCGAGGCCGCAGAGCGGGCCCGGGGCGGCGAGCAGCCGGACGTGGCTGCCATCGTCGAGGAGTCGAATCGGCGGCATCTGCTCTCCGACGTACCCGTGGCGACCTTCCTCTCCGGCGGGCTCGACTCCAGCTACCTGACCGCGCTGGCGGCCCGCCACCAGCCCGGGATCTCCGCTTACACGATCGGATTCCGCACCGAGGACGCCAGGTTCGAGGCGATGCCGGACGACCTGCGCTATGCCAGACAGGTCGCCGAGCGCTTCGGCATCGACCTGCATGAGATCGAGATCGCTCCGAATGTGCTCGACCTGCTGCCGCAGATGACGTACCACCTGGACGAGCCGATCGGTGACCCCGCCGCGATCAACACCTTCCTGATCTGCTCGGCAGCCCGGGAGGCCGGGGTCAAGGTGATGCTGTCGGGGATGGGCGCCGACGAGCTGTTCGCCGGTTACCGCAAACATGTGGCCAACCTGCTCGCGCTGCGCTACCAGCGCATCCCGCGCCCCCTGCGGCGCGGCCTGTCCGCGGCCGTGGACCGGCTGCCGGTCGCCACCTCCCGCCGGGGGTACCGGTCGGTGCGCTTCGCCAAGCGGTTCCTCTCCTTCGCCGATCTGCCGGAGGAGACCGCGTTCCGGCGCAGCTACACCATGTACGACCAGGACGACCTGCTCGCCCTGGTCAATCCGGACCTGGCCGGGACCGTCGAGGACGTGCTCACCGAGCACGCGGACATCTACCAGGACAACGACCTCGACGACTTCGTCAACCGCATGTGCCTGGGAGATGCCCGGATGTTTCTGCCGGGCCTGAACCTCGCGTACACGGACCGGTCGAGCATGGCCGCGTCGACCGAGGTGCGGGTGCCGTACGTGGACGTCGAGGTGGTCAAGGCGGCCTTCACCGTGCCCGGCGATCGCAAGATCGTCGGACGTCAGGGCAAGGCCGTACTGAAGGAGGCGGCCACCTCGATCCTGCCCCGGGAGATCGTGTACCGGCCCAAGGGACTGTTCAGCGCCCCGCTGCGCGCCTGGATGAGCCGGGATTTGGCACCGCTGGTGCGCGAAGTGGTGAACGACGGCGTGCTCGTCCGTTCCGGTTTCCTGCGCCGCGACGCGCTGGCGCGGATGGTGGCCGAGGACGCCGCCGGGCGGCGGGACTTCTCCAAGCATCTGTGGCATGTGCTGACCCTCGAGTACTGGTATCGCGGCGCGACCTCCGGGTCCGGCCTCGCTTGA
- a CDS encoding Wzz/FepE/Etk N-terminal domain-containing protein translates to MTTSRNSESVSSVPLLDLHALVVAVRRRRRLWCSLALLGLLVGAAVAVLLPPPPTAVTKVLVAHEGDQPNDPGTLIRTDVALLQTTRIADAALQSLKSPERPEDFMRDYGGTGLTNNLLQITVTGGSDAQAVARAKALADAFVANHVRRVQEASDAQAKALLDQRDRLQGELAQVNKEIGNRAPGSDPKASASIESLFARRAELSSRITDFDQRAAEARTGTPQLIAGTQIVDAPSAVRHSLPRAALTNAAIGLVLGLVLGLSLAAVGTVVADRPVLRREIAANLGASVIAELRRAPRRPAGLWQRRQVRAAGERLTTTLARTVRGSTGPVSLLELGCARSTSVIALDVASTLAADGPVVVIDGLPGAELANSRQEPGGPAVVSGERAAAMPHRVRRLGVGSVAPGTAWSDLQYLGSRTVLVVRAGHGSAAWLHTVARQLADQRIPVIGVVLIDPDPRDRTDGTLWDGLHTALRGHHELSVRQNGTGRLRKERPSMPAARVPDSDQEAR, encoded by the coding sequence GTGACGACGAGCAGGAATTCGGAGTCGGTGTCCTCGGTTCCCCTCCTTGATCTGCACGCCCTGGTGGTGGCGGTGCGCAGGCGCCGTCGCCTCTGGTGCTCCCTGGCGCTGCTGGGGCTGCTGGTCGGCGCGGCGGTGGCGGTCCTGCTGCCGCCGCCGCCGACCGCGGTGACCAAGGTGCTGGTCGCGCACGAGGGAGACCAGCCCAACGACCCCGGAACGCTGATCCGCACCGATGTCGCGCTGCTGCAGACCACCCGGATCGCCGACGCGGCTCTGCAGTCCCTCAAGTCCCCGGAACGCCCTGAGGACTTCATGCGGGATTACGGGGGCACCGGCTTGACCAACAACCTGTTGCAGATCACCGTGACGGGCGGCAGCGATGCGCAAGCGGTGGCTCGCGCGAAGGCGTTGGCCGATGCGTTCGTCGCGAATCACGTGCGGCGGGTTCAGGAAGCCTCGGATGCCCAGGCCAAGGCCCTGCTCGACCAGCGTGACCGCCTGCAGGGCGAACTCGCCCAGGTCAACAAGGAGATCGGGAACCGGGCGCCGGGTAGCGATCCGAAGGCGTCGGCGAGCATCGAGTCACTCTTCGCCCGGCGGGCCGAACTCAGCTCGCGGATCACCGATTTCGACCAGCGCGCCGCCGAGGCGCGCACCGGCACGCCCCAACTCATCGCCGGCACGCAGATCGTGGATGCCCCGAGCGCGGTGCGGCACTCCCTGCCCAGGGCCGCTCTCACCAACGCCGCGATCGGGCTCGTCCTCGGGCTCGTCCTCGGGCTCTCGCTGGCCGCGGTCGGCACGGTGGTGGCGGACCGCCCCGTGCTGCGCCGGGAGATCGCGGCGAACCTGGGCGCCTCGGTCATCGCGGAGCTGCGCCGCGCGCCCCGCCGGCCGGCCGGGCTGTGGCAGCGCCGACAGGTCCGGGCGGCGGGCGAACGGCTCACCACGACCCTGGCCCGCACCGTGCGCGGCTCCACGGGGCCGGTGTCGCTGCTGGAACTGGGCTGTGCGCGCAGCACGAGTGTGATCGCCCTTGACGTCGCCAGCACACTGGCGGCGGACGGGCCAGTGGTCGTCATCGACGGCCTTCCCGGCGCGGAGCTCGCCAACAGCCGCCAGGAGCCGGGAGGCCCGGCCGTGGTCAGCGGCGAGCGTGCCGCGGCCATGCCGCACCGGGTGCGCCGGCTGGGCGTCGGCTCGGTCGCCCCCGGCACGGCGTGGAGCGACCTCCAGTACCTCGGTAGCCGGACCGTGCTCGTCGTGCGTGCCGGGCATGGCAGCGCCGCATGGCTGCACACCGTGGCGCGCCAACTCGCGGACCAGCGCATTCCGGTGATCGGTGTGGTGCTGATCGACCCCGATCCCCGTGACCGGACCGACGGCACGCTGTGGGACGGGCTGCACACGGCGCTGCGCGGCCATCACGAGCTGTCGGTCCGGCAGAACGGGACGGGCCGGCTGCGCAAGGAGCGGCCGTCGATGCCGGCCGCGCGGGTCCCGGACAGCGACCAGGAGGCGCGGTAG
- a CDS encoding Wzz/FepE/Etk N-terminal domain-containing protein → MSDDTIRLVTIGRILRRRWRLLAILALVGALVGYGTSVLFPPRYTASASVLLPGQWEDRELLTQAEIAASSAVVDRAAAALGWTGVSGSDLLGRVSASATDGNIIKISGTADTPERAQRLSDQVAQQFVTFAARIAGDSTDPGAATGPGALRQQVAETNQRITDLANAADPGQTVESVQARTELEKLRTGLADAMKKLDKADPAANKAGMVVMGPAARPTSQAPPTRMQLIGAGALLFILLAVIGHLVAARMNRRLRSEPEIAAALGSVLLGTVDVPGERHPHRPKGRGARAWIRRLLGVDTRWDTPTPQTSGDEAGRRIRYRRVCAHLRDQLPDSRRLLVIVPDGDEIARQAAEQLVAEADAGPSPSSSSRGYPKLRVVGVSVSQPIVPDRETESGALVVLSAGSWTAEELAGIAEACADGRHEVVGIVIAGPVLARPARSAEQPPDGGALTLAARGQAWGGSV, encoded by the coding sequence TTGAGCGATGACACGATACGCCTGGTCACGATCGGGCGGATTCTCCGCCGGCGCTGGCGGCTTCTCGCCATCCTCGCCCTGGTGGGCGCGCTCGTCGGCTATGGCACCTCGGTGCTGTTCCCACCGCGTTACACGGCGTCGGCATCGGTACTGCTGCCGGGGCAGTGGGAGGACCGCGAGCTGCTGACCCAGGCGGAGATCGCGGCCAGTTCGGCGGTGGTCGACCGCGCGGCCGCCGCGCTCGGCTGGACGGGCGTCAGCGGCAGCGACCTGCTGGGTCGAGTGAGCGCCAGCGCCACCGACGGGAACATCATCAAGATCTCGGGCACGGCCGACACCCCGGAGCGCGCGCAGCGGCTCTCCGACCAGGTGGCCCAGCAATTCGTCACGTTCGCCGCGCGGATCGCGGGCGACAGCACCGACCCCGGCGCGGCCACCGGGCCCGGGGCACTGCGGCAGCAGGTGGCGGAGACCAACCAGCGCATCACCGACCTGGCCAATGCGGCCGATCCCGGGCAGACCGTGGAGAGCGTGCAGGCCCGCACCGAGCTCGAAAAGCTGCGCACCGGGCTGGCGGACGCCATGAAGAAACTGGACAAGGCCGACCCGGCGGCCAACAAGGCCGGCATGGTCGTCATGGGGCCCGCGGCCCGGCCGACCAGCCAGGCACCGCCGACGAGGATGCAGCTCATCGGCGCCGGGGCGCTGCTGTTCATCCTGCTCGCAGTCATCGGCCATCTCGTCGCCGCCCGGATGAATCGTCGGCTGCGCTCGGAACCGGAGATCGCCGCAGCGCTGGGCTCGGTGCTGCTCGGCACCGTCGATGTACCTGGTGAACGGCACCCGCACCGCCCGAAGGGCCGGGGCGCGCGGGCCTGGATCCGCCGGCTGCTCGGCGTCGACACCCGGTGGGACACACCGACCCCGCAGACGTCCGGCGACGAGGCCGGCAGGCGGATCCGCTACCGGCGGGTGTGCGCTCACCTCCGGGATCAACTGCCCGATTCTCGGCGGCTGTTGGTCATCGTGCCGGACGGCGACGAGATCGCCCGGCAAGCTGCCGAGCAACTCGTCGCCGAGGCCGACGCTGGTCCTTCCCCAAGCTCTTCGAGCAGGGGATACCCCAAGCTGCGGGTGGTGGGGGTTTCGGTGTCCCAGCCGATCGTGCCGGACCGCGAGACCGAGTCCGGTGCCCTGGTCGTGCTCAGCGCGGGCAGCTGGACGGCTGAGGAGCTCGCGGGCATCGCCGAGGCGTGTGCTGACGGCAGGCACGAGGTCGTCGGCATCGTCATCGCCGGCCCGGTCCTGGCCCGTCCGGCGCGGTCTGCCGAACAGCCCCCGGACGGCGGCGCCCTGACGCTCGCGGCTCGCGGCCAGGCGTGGGGAGGTTCCGTGTGA
- a CDS encoding glycosyltransferase family 4 protein, which yields MLGDTSFDDTVSGNRQGRRALILVENLSVPFDRRVWQECTTLRDAGWEVHVICPRGRTRDTEPEAVIDGVRIHRYPLHAATGGPAGYLREYGTALWHTARLARKVGPVDVVHACNPPDLLFLPALWLKRRGARFVFDQHDLVPELYLSRFDRGEDLLHRAVCALERLTYRAADVVLATNESYRDVALRRGGKRPADVFVVRSAPATDRFQPVPPEPELKRGKPHLLCYLGVMGPQDGVDYALRALAKMRDELGRTDWHAVFVGAGDAFDAMVELSRRLGLREQVQFTGRIPDADLVRYLSTADVCLSPDPRNPLNDVSTMNKVLEYMAMGRPIVSFDLREARVSAGDAALYATANDEAEFAGLIALLLDDPEKRARMGKIGQERIGGPLSWRNSQASLLAAYAAACRDHAPVSAGDPARNKRWPRR from the coding sequence TTGCTTGGTGACACATCGTTCGATGACACGGTCAGCGGGAACCGGCAGGGCCGGCGCGCGCTCATCCTGGTGGAGAACCTGTCGGTGCCGTTCGACCGGCGAGTGTGGCAGGAGTGCACAACGCTGCGCGACGCGGGCTGGGAGGTGCACGTCATCTGTCCCCGGGGGCGCACGCGGGACACGGAGCCGGAGGCGGTGATCGACGGGGTGCGGATCCACCGCTACCCGTTGCACGCGGCCACCGGAGGGCCGGCCGGCTACCTGCGGGAGTACGGAACGGCGCTGTGGCATACGGCCCGGCTGGCCCGCAAGGTCGGCCCGGTCGACGTGGTCCACGCCTGCAACCCGCCCGACCTCCTGTTCCTGCCGGCCCTGTGGCTCAAGCGGCGCGGCGCGCGGTTCGTCTTCGACCAGCACGACCTGGTACCCGAGCTGTATCTCTCCCGGTTCGACCGTGGCGAGGACCTGCTCCACCGCGCCGTGTGCGCGCTGGAGCGGCTGACCTACCGGGCCGCGGACGTCGTGCTCGCCACGAACGAGAGCTACCGGGACGTCGCGCTGCGCCGTGGCGGCAAGCGGCCGGCGGACGTCTTCGTGGTGCGCAGCGCGCCCGCCACCGACCGGTTCCAACCGGTGCCGCCCGAGCCGGAGTTGAAGCGCGGCAAGCCCCATCTTCTGTGCTACCTCGGCGTCATGGGCCCTCAGGACGGCGTCGACTACGCCTTGCGGGCCCTGGCGAAAATGCGCGACGAGCTCGGGCGGACCGACTGGCATGCGGTGTTCGTCGGCGCCGGCGACGCGTTCGACGCGATGGTGGAGCTGTCCCGGCGGCTCGGGCTCCGCGAGCAGGTGCAGTTCACCGGGCGCATTCCGGACGCCGATCTGGTGCGCTACCTGTCCACCGCGGACGTCTGCCTCTCCCCCGACCCGCGCAATCCGCTCAACGACGTGTCGACCATGAACAAGGTCCTGGAGTACATGGCGATGGGCCGGCCGATCGTCTCGTTCGACCTCCGGGAGGCACGGGTCTCCGCCGGTGACGCCGCCCTCTATGCGACCGCCAACGACGAGGCCGAATTCGCCGGGCTCATCGCGCTGTTGCTGGACGATCCGGAGAAGCGGGCCCGGATGGGCAAGATCGGCCAGGAGCGGATCGGCGGACCGCTTTCCTGGCGGAACTCGCAAGCGTCGCTGCTCGCCGCGTACGCCGCTGCCTGCCGTGACCACGCTCCGGTGTCGGCGGGCGACCCGGCCCGGAACAAGAGGTGGCCGCGCCGTTGA
- a CDS encoding nucleotide sugar dehydrogenase, producing MKVSVFGLGYVGCVSAACLAGMGHEVIGVDVNQVKVDLVNDGKAPVVEERIGELISDVVRTGALRATGDVREAIMGSEVSLVCVGTPSEPNGSLCTTYLERVTEQIGAVLAERGGRQTIVFRSTMLPGTCLNLLVPILEKYVGGTAGADFGVAVNPEFLREGTSVQDFFDPPKSVIGELDPASGDAVIALYDGLPGEVFRVPIPTAEAIKYADNAFHGLKIGFANELGAVCQALGVDSHQVMDVFLADRKLNISPAYLRPGFAFGGSCLPKDLRSLVHAAQRADVSVPILAHVLPSNSAHLQRAVELVERTGKRRAGLFGLSFKSGTDDLRESPLVELAETLFGRGYDLRIYDANVSLSRLLGANREYIETRLPHLAQLLANSVEEVLEHSEVCLVGTRDPAVLSALPHGEGPVLIDLIHLPDADARRAEPGYMGLAW from the coding sequence GTGAAGGTCAGCGTTTTCGGGCTCGGCTACGTGGGCTGTGTGTCGGCCGCGTGCCTGGCCGGCATGGGGCACGAGGTCATCGGTGTGGACGTCAACCAGGTGAAGGTCGACCTGGTCAACGACGGCAAGGCCCCGGTGGTCGAGGAACGGATCGGGGAACTCATCTCCGATGTGGTGCGGACCGGAGCGTTACGCGCCACCGGCGACGTCCGCGAGGCGATCATGGGCAGCGAGGTGTCGCTGGTCTGCGTGGGCACTCCGTCGGAGCCCAACGGCAGCCTGTGCACCACGTACTTGGAACGGGTCACCGAGCAGATCGGCGCCGTGCTGGCCGAGCGGGGCGGGCGGCAGACCATCGTGTTCCGCAGCACCATGCTCCCGGGCACATGTCTTAACCTGCTGGTACCGATCCTGGAGAAGTACGTCGGCGGCACGGCCGGGGCGGACTTCGGGGTCGCGGTCAACCCGGAGTTCCTGCGCGAGGGCACGAGCGTGCAGGACTTCTTCGACCCGCCCAAGAGCGTCATCGGCGAACTCGACCCGGCAAGCGGCGACGCGGTGATCGCGCTGTACGACGGCTTGCCCGGCGAGGTGTTCCGGGTGCCCATCCCGACAGCCGAGGCGATCAAATACGCGGACAACGCGTTCCACGGCCTCAAGATCGGCTTCGCGAACGAGCTGGGCGCGGTGTGCCAGGCGCTCGGGGTGGACTCGCACCAGGTGATGGATGTGTTCCTGGCCGACCGCAAGTTGAACATCAGCCCCGCATATCTGCGGCCCGGCTTCGCCTTCGGTGGCTCCTGCCTGCCCAAGGACCTGCGCAGCCTGGTCCACGCGGCGCAGCGGGCCGACGTCTCGGTGCCCATCCTCGCCCACGTGCTGCCCTCCAACTCGGCACATCTGCAGCGCGCGGTGGAGCTGGTGGAGCGAACCGGCAAGCGCCGGGCGGGCCTGTTCGGGCTGTCCTTCAAATCCGGCACCGACGACCTCCGCGAGAGCCCGCTCGTCGAGCTGGCGGAGACGCTTTTCGGCAGGGGTTACGACCTGCGGATCTACGACGCCAACGTGAGCCTCTCGCGGCTGCTCGGCGCGAACCGCGAGTACATCGAGACCCGGCTGCCGCACCTCGCGCAGCTGCTCGCGAATTCCGTCGAGGAGGTCCTGGAGCACTCCGAGGTGTGTCTGGTCGGGACCAGGGATCCGGCCGTGCTGTCGGCGCTGCCCCATGGCGAAGGACCGGTGCTCATCGACCTCATCCATCTTCCCGACGCCGACGCGCGCCGGGCCGAACCGGGGTACATGGGCCTTGCTTGGTGA